A stretch of the Chromatiales bacterium genome encodes the following:
- a CDS encoding YbaB/EbfC family nucleoid-associated protein, with product MKAGLGNLMKQAQKMQEDLQRAQQELANAEVTGESGGGMVKLRMNGRHQVLGVTIEPGAMEDREMLEDLVTAAANDAAARIERLTQERFSGMTSGLNIPGLKLPF from the coding sequence ATGAAAGCCGGTCTCGGCAATCTCATGAAACAGGCCCAGAAGATGCAGGAAGACCTGCAGCGGGCCCAGCAGGAACTCGCGAATGCCGAGGTCACCGGTGAGTCCGGCGGCGGCATGGTGAAGCTGCGCATGAACGGGCGTCACCAGGTCCTCGGCGTGACGATCGAGCCGGGTGCGATGGAAGATCGCGAGATGCTCGAGGACCTCGTCACCGCGGCGGCAAACGACGCTGCCGCACGCATCGAACGCCTGACCCAGGAGCGGTTCTCGGGCATGACCTCGGGCCTGAATATTCCGGGCCTGAAACTGCCGTTCTGA
- the recR gene encoding recombination protein RecR encodes MSALLDRLIEALRCLPGVGPKTAQRMAYHLLERARPAGRQLAETIQLAVERIGHCQRCRTLSEEPVCRLCANPNRDDGLLCVVESPIDVRAIEATSSYSGRYFVLMGRLSPLDGIGPAEIGLDQLDARLAEGGLTELIIATNSTVEGEATAHYIADLAHGHGVRATRIAHGVPMGGELEFVDGGTLSQALRGRTVL; translated from the coding sequence GTGAGCGCGTTGCTCGATCGCCTGATCGAGGCCCTGCGCTGTCTGCCCGGCGTGGGTCCGAAGACGGCCCAGCGCATGGCCTACCACCTGCTCGAACGCGCGCGTCCGGCCGGTCGCCAGCTGGCCGAGACGATCCAGCTCGCCGTCGAGCGCATCGGCCACTGCCAGCGCTGCCGCACGCTCAGTGAAGAGCCGGTGTGCAGGCTCTGTGCGAACCCGAATCGCGATGACGGCCTGCTCTGTGTCGTGGAGTCACCGATCGACGTGCGGGCGATCGAGGCGACCAGTTCCTACAGCGGGCGCTACTTCGTGCTCATGGGCCGGCTGTCGCCGCTCGACGGCATCGGTCCGGCCGAAATCGGTCTCGATCAGCTCGACGCACGGCTTGCCGAGGGTGGGCTCACCGAGCTGATCATCGCGACCAATTCAACCGTGGAGGGCGAAGCCACCGCGCACTACATCGCTGATCTCGCCCACGGTCACGGCGTGCGGGCCACGCGCATCGCGCATGGTGTGCCGATGGGCGGCGAACTCGAATTCGTCGACGGTGGCACGCTCAGTCAGGCGCTGCGCGGCCGCACCGTCCTGTAG